The following are encoded in a window of Kaistia algarum genomic DNA:
- a CDS encoding DUF4242 domain-containing protein, whose translation MPTYIIEREIPGADKLSPAELKEIAAKSNEVVSGLDVPYKWITSYVAGDKVYCVHEAASADIIRRHAHEAGFPANRVTELAAQIDPSTAG comes from the coding sequence ATGCCAACGTATATCATCGAACGCGAAATCCCCGGAGCCGACAAGCTGAGCCCGGCCGAGCTCAAGGAGATCGCTGCCAAGTCGAACGAGGTCGTCAGCGGCCTTGATGTTCCCTACAAATGGATCACGAGCTATGTCGCCGGCGACAAGGTCTATTGCGTCCACGAGGCGGCCAGCGCGGACATCATCCGCCGTCACGCCCACGAGGCGGGATTTCCGGCGAACCGGGTGACCGAGCTCGCCGCGCAGATCGATCCGTCGACGGCCGGCTGA